The Thalassotalea piscium sequence ATGTAGAGTAACTACACTTTATTCGCTACGCCTCAATTAAATTATGTTTAATTCGTACAAAATTTGTACTTAAAAGTTCAACGCGCCCTAAAGGAAATATAACTAAAAAGTTAAATGTCCCATTAGTGATAAATAATTATTGTGTGGTAGAGATCACTTTCTGCTTTTGCCAAGTCTATTGCCCTGCTAGAATAAACACACTAAAAATTTACCTCATGTTACTTACGGAATTTTGCATTCATGCGCACGAGCCAATATTTACTATCAACACTAAAAGAAACCCCTGCAAGTGCAGAGGTCATTAGTCATCAATTAATGCTACGTGCAGGTTTAGTACGTAACGTTGCATCGGGCTTATATACTTGGTTACCCACTGGCTTAAAAGTGCTGAGAAAAGTAGAGGCCATCGTTCGTGAAGAAATGGAAAGAGCTGGTGCTATTGAAGTACTAATGCCAATGGTGCAGCCTGCAGATTTATGGGAAGAGTCTGGTAGATGGGAAGATTACGGTCCTGAGCTACTACGTTTGAACGATCGCCATAACCGCCCGTTTGTACTTGGCCCAACACATGAAGAAGTGATTACTAAATTAGTTGCTAATGAAATAAGTAGCTATAAACAATTACCGTTAAACGTGTTTCAAGTACAAACCAAGTTTAGAGATGAAATACGTCCGAGATTTGGCGTAATGCGTGGTCGCGAATTCTTAATGAAAGATGCCTACTCATTTCATTTAGACGAAAGCTGTTTAAAAAATACTTATCAAAAAATGTATGACGCTTATTGCAGAATATTTGAACGCCTAGGTTTAGATTATAGGCCAGTTATTGCAGATACAGGGTCAATTGGTGGCGATGCTTCCCATGAATTTCACGTCTTGGCAGATTCTGGTGAAGATGATATTGCCTTTAGTGACACTAGCGATTTTGCAGCCAATATAGAAAAAGCTGAAGCGTTAGCACCTCAAGGTACTAAACCAGAAGCAACTGAGCAATTAACTAAGGTCGCTACACCAAATGTAAAAACCATTGAAGAAGTCGCAGCTTTTTTATCTGTTAATGTAAAACAAACCGTTAAAACATTATTAGTAAAAGGTGACGATGAAATAGCACCTGTAGTTGCATTAGTACTTCGTGGCGATCATCAATTAAATGATATAAAAGCCGAAAAGATTAGCGGTATTGCCACACCATTAACCTTTGCTAGCGATGAAGAAATTCAAACTGCTGTTAATTGTAATGCAGGCTCAATTGGCCCTATTAATTTAAGTATCCCCGTGATTGTTGATCGCAGTGCAGCACACCTTGCTGACTTTGTTTGTGGAGCGAATATTAACGATATGCACTTTACTGGTGCTAACTGGGATAGAGACTTTCAAAACTACAGCGTTGAAGATATACGCAACGTAGTTGAAGGCGACCCTAGCCCTTGTGGCCAAGGAAACATTGTTATTAAGCGTGGTATCGAGGTTGGTCATATATTCCAATTAGGAGCCAAATACGCACAAGCAATGAACTGCGGCGTACTAACAGAAGCAGGAAAAAATCAAATATTAACTATGGGATGTTACGGTATTGGTGTGTCTCGTATTGTTGCTGCAGCTATTGAGCAAAATCATGACCAATATGGTATTAAATGGCCAAGTGCTATTGCACCGTTTCAAGTAGCTATTGTACCTATGAACATGGCTAAATCTGCACGCGTTAAAGAAACTGCTGAGAAATTGTACTCTCAATTACAGCAAGCCGGTATAGAAGTTATATTTGACGACAGAAAAGAACGTCCAGGGGTTATGTTTGCTGATCATGAGCTTATTGGCACGCCATTTTTACTAATTGTTGGTGAAAGAAACTTAGATAATCAACAAATTGAAGTAAAAAATAGAATTAGCGGTGAAAAGTCTTTAATGGATATTAGCGACATAATGAACTTATTTGCCCGTTAATTAACCTCAACTCGGGATAATAAATAGCTCTCTAGCAGCTATTTTTCCTTACTTGTGTGTTAAATTCATAAACAATAGAATAACTATTTTTAATGAGTTTGCCTTGAATTAAGAAGAACTATCAAGCTAGTGAGTTGCTACAACCACAAGTCTAGTAATTTCAGGGCATTAACTTATCTCTTAACCCGAGCT is a genomic window containing:
- a CDS encoding proline--tRNA ligase; the protein is MRTSQYLLSTLKETPASAEVISHQLMLRAGLVRNVASGLYTWLPTGLKVLRKVEAIVREEMERAGAIEVLMPMVQPADLWEESGRWEDYGPELLRLNDRHNRPFVLGPTHEEVITKLVANEISSYKQLPLNVFQVQTKFRDEIRPRFGVMRGREFLMKDAYSFHLDESCLKNTYQKMYDAYCRIFERLGLDYRPVIADTGSIGGDASHEFHVLADSGEDDIAFSDTSDFAANIEKAEALAPQGTKPEATEQLTKVATPNVKTIEEVAAFLSVNVKQTVKTLLVKGDDEIAPVVALVLRGDHQLNDIKAEKISGIATPLTFASDEEIQTAVNCNAGSIGPINLSIPVIVDRSAAHLADFVCGANINDMHFTGANWDRDFQNYSVEDIRNVVEGDPSPCGQGNIVIKRGIEVGHIFQLGAKYAQAMNCGVLTEAGKNQILTMGCYGIGVSRIVAAAIEQNHDQYGIKWPSAIAPFQVAIVPMNMAKSARVKETAEKLYSQLQQAGIEVIFDDRKERPGVMFADHELIGTPFLLIVGERNLDNQQIEVKNRISGEKSLMDISDIMNLFAR